In a genomic window of Scyliorhinus torazame isolate Kashiwa2021f chromosome 5, sScyTor2.1, whole genome shotgun sequence:
- the LOC140418823 gene encoding uncharacterized protein gives MEGKSIVHTAGKPYTCCVCGRGFSQSSGLTSHKCCHTEEKPWKCADCGKGFTSPSQLETHRRSHTGERPFTCSKCRKGFTISANLLSHQRVHTGERPFTCSECGKGFTTSSHLVSHQRVHTDERPFQCPDCGKSYKSSGELMRHQRVHTDERPFRCSQCGTGFRRSSDLTVHQRSHTGERPFACSKCGKGFTRSLNLQMHQRIHTGVRPFTCSECGKGFTRSSNLLSHQRVHTDERPFQCSDCGKCYKSSGDLMSHQHVHTDERPLRCSHCGTGFRRSSYLAVHQRIHTGERPFNCALCGKGFTQSSDLQKHQ, from the coding sequence atggaaggaaaaagcattgttcacactgcggggaaaccgtacacgtgttgtgtgtgtggacgaggattcagtcaatcatcaggcctcacaagccacaaatgctgtcacactgaggagaaaccgtggaaatgtgcggactgtgggaaaggattcacttccccatcccagctggaaactcatcgacgcagtcacactggggagagaccgttcacctgctccaaatgtaggaagggatttactatttcagccaacctgctgagtcaccagcgtgttcacactggggagagaccattcacctgctcagagtgtgggaagggattcaccacttcatcccacctggtgagtcaccagcgagttcacacggatgagagaccgtttcaatgtccagactgcgggaagagctataaaagttctggggaactgatgcgccatcaacgtgttcacactgacgagagaccgttcaggtgctctcaatgcgggactgggttcaggcgatcatctgacctcactgtccatcagcgaagtcacactggggagaggccattcgcctgctcgaagtgtgggaagggattcactcggtcattaaACCTGCAaatgcaccagcgaattcacactggggtaaGACCtttcacctgttcagagtgtgggaagggattcactcggtcatccaacctgctgagtcaccagcgagttcacactgatgagagaccatttcaatgttcagactgcgggaagtgctataaaagttctggggatctgatgagccatcaacatgttcacactgatgagagaccgttgaggtgctctcactgcgggactgggttcaggcgatcatcttacctcgctgtacatcagcgaattcacactggggagaggccattcaactgcgcactgtgtgggaagggattcactcagtcatctgacctaCAGAAGCATCAGTGA